gtttttggtGTGTTTCTCAACATGGAGGTGAGATCTACACAAACATCAGTGTGGTGTTGACTTCTATAACCACAGTGTCACGCAGGAAGCTGAGTCACAGATAGAGAAACTCACTTCCTTTTTATGCTGTCAAAGTGGTTTGCTGTCCTCAGCCATGATGGATCAACCTGTGTGAAAATGATCCAGAATTACtgattaataatttaattatgTTCCAATACTTGTTTACgttgtaaacttttttttacattgtaacTTGTATTTTCAATGAATGGTAATCAGATCttgtcatgttgtttttgatgaatTAAATCTTGCACAAactgaaaagataaatatttttgcaCAGGTGTACGTGTTCCTTTGActtactttttgttttggtagAAAATGTGATGTGCAAAGTCACTATTAATCTCActttcactgtcctgtcttctTTTCTACGAAGTTCATAACTCCCATACAGAGCAGCTTCGAGGAGCGCTGCAGGATGGCTTACAGTGCAGGGCACGTCAGAGAATCTCATTAGTGGCTGTGGAAGAGTTTAGTGGGGGCTTACACTATACTGAGTGCGGGGTCAACAAAGGTCTCTTGTTGAGGTCAGGGCTGAAACTGATTGGAAATACCGTTGAGGTTGTCTTTTCCTACAGTGTCATTAAGTAAACTAGCTATTAGgtgctttatatatatatatatatatatatatatatatgatgctGACAATGTGAATGTAATCCTTAGtaacaggaacaggaagttCTGTAAATACTTGCAAATTAATAatttgttgcaaaaaaatgcaaattaacAACTGCAACAGTTATTGTGACACAAGTAACGTAAACAAGAATGAGTGAGCAGAGGTATTAACTGTTTCTGATTATTCTGATAAAGAATCTGGATTGCACAAAACAGATTAAGAGACTGCAGGTTCTCAActtaatatacagtataaccAGAAACTCTGAGTTCAAGCTTCAGATTTCCTTGACAATAAAATACAATGGCGACAATACTGGCAtataacagaaataaaaaaacggaACAGGAAATTCTATATATTTTTCGGGTAGCCATCTTCCATTCATGACAGATGGTTGCCCAAAAacgagtctggttctgcttgaggaAGTTTTACACTCTTCTGTATTTAAATGGTCGCTCATTGGATGATTCACTTTCTTGGCTTTCTGTAACTGGTTAATATTACAAAGAGTACAGTCTGGACCAACGCTATTTGCTAAGTGTCGTTTCTGAGGGTGGGCTAGGGCCTATTGTAGAAATCTTATCAGAAGGCAACCCCATGCATTGTGTGGCATTGAGGCCATTTGCAATATTATGATATTTTGGGGGTTTTCCAGAACTTCCTTATGCATTGTGGATACATTCTGCATATAACTTTCTGTTCTAGTCTAATCTCTATTGACAGATTCTGCATCTGTAGGCGCAGGTCTGGATCTTGGTATCAGAGGTTTTCTGGTTTCAGTTTATAGTATGAGTAGTATTGCCTATACTAGCGTTTCAGAAGGCATTGGAAAATAAATCGGTCAGCGTAGAGAGCAAAAGGGCGGCTAATATTCCCTTATTAGATAATGTTTCTCAACACCAACTTTATTCTTGCCTCTCAAGTTGCTAGTTGGACTATACTTAATATGGCACTACATTGGTTGGAAGTCCTTTTATTGTGAATCACTGGCAACAATGAAAGCCCTAAACAACCGCATTCACTCCTAGAAGCTATATTATCTTCAAATAATAGCCAAAGGTTACATAATTTCCATTTGGGAAGCAATGCCAAGCTACAACTGTGTTTTCTATCAGAATCAAATGTTAATGTCTGAGCAGGTAAACACGCAAGAAGGCGCCTCTTTTTTTCACTCTCAATGAACCTATACAACTTAAactgagtttgtttttcacttgaGGTCTGTGGGAGAAGTGCAGATGTTTTATGAAGATGTTTGTAAATGGAGAAAATAGTTTCAATGACTTTCAAATACTTAATCAGTATCGTCACAAAGTCATCTTCTGATATAACTTGTAGAGGCAACAGCAGAAGCAGAAGAGATAAGGATGTGTTAGATGAATCAGTTACAGCTTGAAAGTTGCGTAAACTCTAAATCACAGATGGATCTTTTCCAAGAAATGGAGATCCagacaaaagaataaaaatagtaGAAGGTGTTAGTGCAAGGGGCTTGGAAAGGTGAGGAGGAAGACAGTGAAAGCATGTTCTGCTAACGGGCTAACTGTAATCTCTTAATGAACTTCCACATTTAGGAATGGTGAAAACGGGATGGGAAAGAGGAGGAGCGGTATAGGATGAAGGGAGGGAAATGTATTTGTAGCAAAAGACAAGACAACAGAGggggagagtggggaaagagATACTTTAGTGTGTCTTTAAGGGCATGGGACAAAATAATGAAAGATGTGTTGGCCCAATCTTTTGCATTGACTGAAACTCTTGGTATACAAGCGTAtagatgtttacatgcatatgCAGTTTATATAATAAACATACATGCACATCTTTAAATAGATGGCAATCATTTTTGGCAACCTGACAAGGGGTCCTACTAAAATCCCCTTTGCCAATCCTCTGATGTCGTCAGACATTGGAAACCAAGCCGTAGTCATCCACTTGACAAGTCAGAGGTCAGGTAAGTAGCTGCTTCACTGTAAGCAGGGCCTGCACTAAGCCTGACATTGAGCCTGTTGCTGAATGGGAAAAACGACTAGTGTGACTGGCCCGCTGCTGTGTGTCAAACTACAGGCCTGCAGGAGCCTTTCATTGGAAATATACACGCAAAGTTTTACGTTAACTGGGTTTGAATTAAGTTTATATTTTCTATTGCACTGAAATTTAACAtcgtttttgtttctttactctACCTTATGATAGTCAGAAGAAACCAAACCAAGAAGTGAAACTATCTTCTGCACACGTCAGAAAGATGTCGCAGGGCTTGAAACTGGTGTAACGTCTACACTAAGCTTTTCCACCCAGGGAAATGAAAAGTGCTCTGTatgactttttcttcttcttacatTTCTTTGCTCACATGAACTAATGTGTCCATAAACTAACAATAGCCAGGTAGAGTTGTGTCCATGCGCTTGTGTatttgtgaatgtgagtgtcACTGCACATACAGGGGTAATCTGAGCTAAGCTGGTTTATGGGCTCGTCTGCAGTGACGCAGATATACGTGCCAAGCTCTGCACTGATCGATTCTCCATGACAACTTACCTCCAGAGACTACAGTACATGGCTTATAACCTACATACTGACAGACAGCTTATATACGTTAGAGGTGGAGACAAATTCCCAGAGGACTCATTTTAAACTGATAATGGAATAAGCGTTTTCTGAAATTTTGCTGTAAGTTTGTAAAGTAAATTGAATAAAGTTCTGCACACAAATGCCTGCAGAGCAAAATGATGATGGCACCTCTAGAGGGCATTAGCTAGAACAAATTCCCAGCCTCACCTGTGAGTTAAACGGCAACTGAGTGACTGTTACATTATAGTGGTGAAGATTGACATTCGTGAACATTGTGATTATGTTATCTAAGCTAACTAATAATGGATCAATATTTAAGTATTCTTGATTCTACACAATGCTATACAATCAATGGAAGTCAGGCATTGTGCAGTAGCATATCTATTGTGTATTTCTTAAATTACTGTCACAACTGAATATCGggcaattatttttttaaataagatcCCTGAATGAAAGGGAAAAGTAATCGTATTGATAATACACAACATGCAAAGCATGTCTGAGTGGGTTTTAAGAGAAGGGGTGTCAACACATAGattcaaagcaaaaaaagaggGGTTTGGTTAATGCTTAGCGACCAATCGTTTTCTTTTCTCTCGAAACGCCAATTCTCCAGACACGCCTCAGTCTACGGGCTTGCAGTCATTCAAGAGAAACTGTGGGATGCATCGACAGCTATTAGTGGGTGTGGGTTGTCAATCAAAGTGTCCCGCCCCAACGCTTCTCAGACGGGAAGCAGGACCGTTCACAACTTCTCCAGCAGCTGTGGAGTGGGACCTCTGTGGCATCACGCAGTATCAACGAGCAACAAAGGCCAAAATGTAGTGggaaaaaacagcaacacaccTCTTTCTGAAAGGAGGTGTATAGTGGAGCGTACAGCAGTCTTAAATCGTCGCGcgaaaagttgttttttacaCAGCGGGGACGCGCAATAATTCGTGCGTAAAAGTGAGTCAAACAATACAGgaacttttgttttgaaagagaCGTTTTCTTGGATGCGATGGATGCGTCATTTGGCCTTTGGGACATAATGAAAAGCTGACAGTGTGAGGAACAATCATTGCCAGCTTCACAGTTTTAGCATATGCTTTCTAGTTTGGCGAAAGCGCCGGAGCAGAGCGCAGCGGGGCAGCAGATGCTGAACGGTGACTAAGCCTTACGGTTGGAAAGCTCATGAATTGAATTTGTCTGGAGTGCAGACTTTATGTAAGAAGTAGGACAAGCATAACACCGCCCAGCTAGTTCTTTCCGTCATGCGTAGAGCCGCTTCGTCGTCCTGCACCGTTCCGTGATGATAGACTCTGGAGGTCCAGTTCTACAGAAAGTTACCGTTTGTTTAATGCAACACATCCAGCGAGAGTTTGTGCAAAGTTTGTCCGTTTGCACCCTTCTGTCTACCTCTTTTTAACATGCACGAGAGCGTCAAGTGTGCCGCGGCTGACAGCAGCTCGGACGGGGAGAGCATCAGCCTCAGTGTGCTCAACTGGGAGCAAGTGCAGCGGCTGGACACCATCCTCACCGGCTCCATCCCCATACACGGCCGCTGGAGCTTCCCCACTCTGGAGGTAAAGCCACGAGACATCGTCAAGGTGGTCCGGAGCCGCATGGAGGAGAAGCGGATACATGTCCGGGAGGTGCGCCTCAACGGCTCTGCGGCCAGCTACGTCCTGCACGAGGACAGCGGACTGGGATGGAAAGATTTGGACTTGATATTCTGCGCTGAGCTGAAAGGAGAAATGGAGTTTCAGATAGTGAAAGATATAGTGCTGGACTCTCTGCTAGACTTCCTGCCTGAGGGAGTGAATAAAGAAAAGATAACACCAGTGACTTTAAAGGTAAAATACGCAATTAGAACACAATGCTCACGTATATAAATAGATCATATGATTTGCAAAGCACAAGTGACATTTAGTTTCAAATTTATGTTAAGTGAAAATGCTGTCAAACCTTTTTCTCATACTTTACGCACGCACACCTCTGAACTTAAGTGCAACAAGTCAACTCACATAGCCTATTTCCAGTGTGAAGTTTACATTACACCAATAGgtagattaaataaataagattGACATCTGTCCTGAATTCATCTAACCTGGCTGCACGGAGATACAGTATAAGCCCTCAAATAGTAAAAAGGTCGGTTTCCAATTCAAAGAGGATTCTGTTTAATCCAATTGGAGTTGGATCCACATTAATAAGTCGGCCCTCAGTTACCTAGATACCGAGGACTACCCGGGCTGCTAATGGCCCACCAACAGATTTGATCAGCAAAACATTGCGACTAACGGAACAAATCAAGATTTTTATCTGATGTAAATAGCATTACTGTCCGGAGATACAAGCCTGCCCAAACTGAAACTgttatataaaatatttttatccGGTGGATCTCCAATTTTAAGACCCATGAGGAAGCCTAATCATGCCTAAAGTTCATCATGGATGGGAATACCTATAAATCAGTTTCATTGATGGTTTACGTGCAAAAGGGATTTTGTAATTCCCTTGCAAGAGCACTAGCACTGTATTACAGTTGTGAAAGGAGgaaatgagaggaggaggagtttgaaaGCAGACATAGTGGTTAGTATTCCTCTgtgtgatagaaaaaaaaacaatctgacccAATTTCGCTTTGAATTGGCCTCAATGTTGAAAATCAAAAGAATAAACTGGTCTTCATATGTGATGAATAATGGATGAAATATCGGTGATGAATTATTATATCTAAGGTatcaatacatttcaaagcCATCATCATGTGCGGCTGTGGCTCTGTCGAGACAGTTgtttctcaaccggaaggtttgGGGGTTGGAACCCCTAGtgcctgcagcaacatgtccgatgtgtccttgggcaagacacttaaccccgaattgctcctgctgcttcgtcattTGCAGGAGTATGAATTaattagtttcttctgatggtcactttacatagaaacttctaccatcagtgtgtgaatgggtaggtgtgacatgcggtgtaatagtgctttgagtagtcagttTTAATTATtaagacttgactccacacaataagactcagttgactcagatgtcttacgttgatgaaagtttatacatagAAGAATACTCATggggagacatgattcaacatcacacttctgtactcgtgtcttgctcaataacatctgcagaacttttcgaaaggcatcgcatatatcctaaaagacattatcattatcagggtcgtgtcacattgacacacctagactaaactgtgatgtctataacactggagcagacaatacgtctaccaaacatccttgcagatatcaggaaaaaCAGGTAACACTCTccaagctgtacttggtgttctaataacaactgaactctctcaggtctgactgacattagagaacagtgaataaatctaatgacatctgtacatttataatctaaataactacagaaattccaccacagtcagaagactagaaaagcgctatacaagcacAAGTACATTCACCATCAATATCAACTCACTAAATAGTTTTTGACTTTGTGCTCTGAGGAGaatttcttgattttgatttaaaacTTAGCAAGCGCTCTGTACTGATACCTAATGTTGCGCATGTTTTTTAGGAGGCCTATGTGCAGAAGATGGTGAAGGTGTGCAATGACTCAGACAGATGGAGCCTCATCTCACTCTCCAACAACCGTGGCAAGAACGTGGAGCTCAAGTTTGTGGACTCTCTTCGACGGCAGTTTGAGTTCAGCGTGGACTCTTTTCAGATCCGCCTGGACTCACTTCTCCTGTTTTACGAGTGCTCAGAGCACCCAATGGCGGCAACTTTCCACCCCACAATCCTCGGGGAGAGCGTCTATGGAGACTTTCCCACCGCTCTCGATCACCTGCGCAAGCGACTCATCTGCACGAGAAGCCCTGAGGAGATCCGTGGCGGGGGTTTACTGaaatactgccacctgctggtgcGGGGTTTCCGCGCCGCGTCGGACAGCGAGATGAAACTGCTGCAGCGCTACATGTGCTCCCGCTTTTTCATAGACTTTCCTGACGTAAAtgagcagaggaggaagttGGAGTCATATCTGCAGAACCACTTTGTAGACCTAGAGGACAGGAAGTATGACTACCTGGCCACGTTGTACGACGTGGTGCAGGAGAGTACGGTGTGCCTGATGGGCCACGAAAGGCGCCAAACGCTGAGTCTCATTTCTTCCCTGGCGCTGCGGGTCCTGGCCGAGCAGAACGCCATCCCCAACGCTGCCAATGTAACATGCTTTTATCAGCCGGCTCCTTATGTCTCTGATGGCAACTTCAGCAACTACTATGTAGCGCAGGTTCAGCCTATCTACCCCTGccctccctcacctcctcaGCATTACATTTCTACTTCACAACATCCCATGTACGCCACCTGGTTGCCCTGCAACTAAACTTTGTGTACATGCATGCACTTTTGCATAACAAACGGAGCCCATACCCCCTTAAAAGGGATAAACAATGATCTTTTATCTCTTCAGACAAGTCAAAAGAGACAGGGTAATGAGACAAGAGGAGGTGAAATGAGACaaagataataaataaaagagaggaGTAAAGGAATGAGGACAAGGAATCTGGATCAAGGCAGCGGGCCAGAGAGAGGGTTTTCCCTATTGTAGGGTGCCACAGCAGGAAGAGCTGAGCCCACAGGGAGGGATGCCAAAGAGACAGTCGGCTCATCAGTTTAACAATTCTTTCATCCAGATCCGTTTGGTTGACCAAACAGAAGCTCGGCCTCAGAGTTACCAGCATACTGGGTATGATGATGCTTCTCTTATTCTGGTGTGAGTTACGACTCACTGGAATACAGatttcaaatgaacatttataaAAAGCACTATAGAAACCAGAAAAGACTCACATAAAGCcccagagagaaacagaggacaCAAACGATGTGCTGAACATGTTGATTTATAGTTAAAGAACACAGACCGTGTGACCTTTTCCATGTGCACTGTGTATGTACAGTTTCACAGACAATGCAAAAAGAGGAACTGGATACTGTTTACAAATCCAAAGATCTACTTTGATATACTTAACTTCATCTGAAACCTGATGGGGGAAAAcgtaacaacaaaacaatgcatGATTTATTTCTGTACAGGAATAATTTTCTTTAAGTGCCTAGATGAAGCCTAAAgggaaaatatattttgggGTTCTTCAGAGAGCTGTCCATTTGtctaaatgacattttaaaagtgataatTAATGTACCTTGGAACAGTTTATACCTGCAGTATGCTGAGAAAGGTCTCTTACACTGAGGGCTGTTTGGGACTTTTATTTGACAATGTTTAGTTAAAGACTTTGCTCTTGTTTGCAGTCCTTTTGGACTAACACACATCCTGATTACTAAAAAGGAAGTAACAACATAATCTCATCATCTGTAGGGGGGTGGAGATTGAATCCAAAATGCTTTCAAGAGTAAAGTAGATGATCATtttgataaaaacatgttacagaAAATAAAGTGGAATTGGCTTTAAGGGAAAACTAACTTCTCATAACTGCAATTTTTATTGGATTGCAAAAATAAGTGGAGCAGGCATTGTTTGATAACCAAAGACACTTTTTATCTAAGAGGAAAACAATCTAATGAGGAGGAAAGAAACACATTCAACAAGTGTGGGTATGTAAAAGTTTGACTATAATGGGTTTTAAATGAAtggatttaaaaagacaaaaatcaggCCTTCTTAAAGATGCTCTAAAGGGGATTggcttttttttcagacttacaGAAACTTATGTTTAATAGTATTTGTCACAAAACCCTTGAGTGTTATCTTGTGATGAAAACAAGCTGTGCTTTGTATACATCAAtctcctttattttaaaaggcaCTGGGGTGCACTTCTGTGTACCActactcatttgttttttaaattgatggTGACATATACACATGTGCATTAGCATCCCGGTATGCATGCTCAATGAAAACCCCCATTTCAAAAATCATAGCTCTATTGAGCTACATGTAGTCAAAAACTCTCCAGAGCACCCTTAAGTTCTGATAATATCTGATAAGGTCCGCAGTGTTTGAAATGGATTTTTAAAAGATGAACAACATGACACTGGAACATTTGAAAAAATTTACTCttgattcatttaaatttttCTTATCAAATAGCTAACATGGCAATTCAGTTCAGAGTCATTTTTTAACATGCTATATGCACTGTAAAACTATTtccatgtgtaaaaaaaaaagaaagagaatatCTGCACCACGCGCTGACACAACAAACGGTGTGTTGGTCAGAGGGGTGGAAGTTGGATTATGTATGGGAGGATGTAGCAATAGAGCAACTTTCGAAAGTCGAGTAAACTTTAACTACTTGAAGAGTCCGACACCcagcagagaaaaacatttttgcaaaaaaaaaaaaaaaaaaaaaaagagctgcatGACGCCTGTTATAATTTTCCATGATTATTTTAGCACAGTAAATATTGGGCCAATTTATAAGGTTGATTCAGGATGTGTGGAAAAATGGGCTGCATGAGCAGATAAAAGCTGTCACACCTTTTATCTCCTCTTAGCACCGAAAAAGCACCAAAGAGTGAGGAAAAAAGTGgggaggaaaaaacagacacatttcaaCGGCAATAAGACAAGGGGGCtttagagtttttgtttttattgtgaaaataacAGCAGGTGTACATTTTCAGCTCTACAAGTGCAAGAGACTCAGCATATTCTCTCACGTCAGATCTCCTATTTTTCTATCAATCTCTATTtttgtacagtttgtgtttggctgATGTAGCAGCAGATTCAAAGCTGTGTCgttgagttttcttttcttttttttgttggtgtttgcGAGTCTGTGTTTTACTTTTGGCTGATGAAGAGCAGTGCAGGCGGATACAGTGGCTTTGTAAAGATGCAGATTTACTTAGTGTTCATTGTATGTGTGCTCTGAGCTGTTTTATGGGTTTTCTGTTGCTCTAAAGAGATTGTTTCCTTgttcaatgtgtgtttttaactgcAGTCCTGCTTGGACATGAAAATAATGATATGATAAATGCATTCAAGTTGATCAACttgaaaattaaaattgagAAAAAGACCATCAAACAAGAgctgtttgtttcagttttattgtcatcactctcaccgcacacatacacacacaacattatAACAGGATTCCTAGAAGTGTCACCTTCTTGAACTTCAGGATAGCCATGATACACAACCGTTGAGGTTTGGGTACCAGACTCATCGGGTCAATGTCCTAAGGTGCCCACTCAATCCCAGAGGGCACCACGGTAGATGCCAGCAAGTGACAGCTTAGCGTAACGGATTTCCCCTCAAAGAGACGTCACGATGAACGTCAACAACTGTCAACAGCCGTCATCGTGCACTTTGCCAGGCTTCATTAGCTCTGAGTGTTTAACACTGGCAGGTAGATTTGATGAAAAGCACAGACCTTACTACCAGCGGAGCCTGGATCTCCAGGGACACATGGGAACTGACTGAAAAGATTGGCTCCAGGTCTCGTCTCTCTTAATGCCCAGAGGCCTCAGCCTCCAGATGTCACTTTCCCCGCTGACACtgggaaaaaatattttactttgtGTCTCTTTCATGATCTCTTTGATATTATTTTCTTTagtctgtctctttgttgtcctgatttttttttttatctcttcttcttcttcttcaaatgttacttatttctttctttgagTGAAAATGAGTATTATGTTAACAAACTGTGTCATTATGTGTAAACACAATATTGACATGCTAACCCACTCTTTCATTTTATGTGCCCACTCATTTCCTCTCCACCGTGACTGCATGGGGTTGCTAATGAATTCACGCAGTGAGAGATGAGCCATGGAGAGGAGCACAGGGCCAATGTTATCCCCTGttaagagggagagagtgaacGCTAAATATAGGCCCCCCTCTCAGCCACTGTAAGGACATTAGCCCatctacagaaagctgattagCCTCCCTCCATAAGCATGTGCTCAGTGCTTTGGTGTGGTTACTGCGAGAGACTTACTGGCTATTGTACTGTAACACATACCTCCCCCATCTCCCCGCAATCTTTTAGGTCACTCTCGCTagaaaggacagaaaaacattCAGGCTACTTCCTTATCAAGGGCTTATAGGGAACTGAGAACAAGGGACTGAGGCTTGCAAGTGTGTTGCACAACAAGGAAAAGCGCTAACTTAATGACCCATGCAGAGTCGTACGTGTGCTATAGTG
The Labrus bergylta chromosome 15, fLabBer1.1, whole genome shotgun sequence DNA segment above includes these coding regions:
- the LOC109990086 gene encoding terminal nucleotidyltransferase 5A, producing MHESVKCAAADSSSDGESISLSVLNWEQVQRLDTILTGSIPIHGRWSFPTLEVKPRDIVKVVRSRMEEKRIHVREVRLNGSAASYVLHEDSGLGWKDLDLIFCAELKGEMEFQIVKDIVLDSLLDFLPEGVNKEKITPVTLKEAYVQKMVKVCNDSDRWSLISLSNNRGKNVELKFVDSLRRQFEFSVDSFQIRLDSLLLFYECSEHPMAATFHPTILGESVYGDFPTALDHLRKRLICTRSPEEIRGGGLLKYCHLLVRGFRAASDSEMKLLQRYMCSRFFIDFPDVNEQRRKLESYLQNHFVDLEDRKYDYLATLYDVVQESTVCLMGHERRQTLSLISSLALRVLAEQNAIPNAANVTCFYQPAPYVSDGNFSNYYVAQVQPIYPCPPSPPQHYISTSQHPMYATWLPCN